A stretch of the Halorussus salinus genome encodes the following:
- a CDS encoding CoA-binding protein, with product MPVESDAELREILGMTRVAVVGCSSTPGKDAHEIPKYLLENGYEVIPVNPTADEIFGRTAYDSLAEVEENVEIVDVFRPSDEVAGIVDEALARDDVAVVWTQLNVADSEAAARAEEAGLRVVQDKCIKVEHQRLVS from the coding sequence ATGCCCGTAGAGAGCGACGCCGAACTGCGCGAAATCCTCGGGATGACCCGCGTCGCAGTGGTCGGGTGCTCCTCGACGCCCGGTAAGGACGCCCACGAGATTCCGAAGTACCTACTGGAAAACGGTTACGAGGTGATTCCGGTCAACCCGACCGCCGACGAGATATTCGGGCGGACGGCCTACGACTCGCTCGCCGAGGTCGAGGAGAACGTCGAAATCGTGGACGTGTTCCGGCCCAGCGACGAGGTGGCGGGCATCGTGGACGAGGCGCTGGCCCGCGACGACGTGGCGGTCGTCTGGACGCAACTGAACGTCGCCGACAGCGAGGCCGCCGCGCGGGCCGAGGAGGCCGGACTGCGCGTCGTACAGGACAAGTGCATCAAGGTCGAACACCAGCGGCTGGTGTCCTGA
- a CDS encoding RAD55 family ATPase — protein sequence MYGLGEVCPGVEVEPGTNLLVAGPPMTGKRTLALEILAHGNRRGDGTIVVTTKDGGEDVREDLRERLGRDENAPIGIVDCVSKQQGMNPAQSEDIAYASSPKDMTGIGIQLSEFLQGFYKDRNVQRNRILLHSLSTLLMYSNLQTVFRFLHVFTGRVQSADALGIFVIDSTAHDQQTMSTLQQLFDGQIEVREGEDNRSELRVKGVGENTDWRPVPEF from the coding sequence ATGTACGGATTGGGAGAGGTCTGTCCGGGGGTCGAGGTCGAACCGGGGACGAACCTCCTGGTGGCCGGGCCGCCGATGACGGGCAAACGAACTCTCGCTCTGGAGATTCTCGCGCACGGCAACCGTCGCGGGGACGGAACCATCGTCGTCACGACGAAAGACGGCGGCGAGGACGTGCGTGAGGACCTCCGTGAGAGACTCGGCCGCGACGAAAACGCACCAATCGGTATCGTGGACTGTGTCTCCAAGCAACAAGGCATGAACCCCGCCCAGAGCGAAGACATCGCCTACGCCTCCTCACCCAAGGACATGACCGGTATCGGGATTCAGCTCTCGGAGTTCTTGCAGGGCTTCTACAAGGACCGCAACGTCCAGCGCAACCGCATCCTCCTCCACTCGCTCTCGACGCTGTTGATGTACTCGAACCTCCAGACCGTGTTCCGGTTCCTCCACGTGTTCACGGGCCGAGTCCAGAGTGCCGACGCGCTGGGCATCTTCGTCATCGACTCGACGGCCCACGACCAGCAGACGATGAGTACGCTCCAGCAGTTGTTCGACGGCCAAATCGAGGTCCGCGAGGGCGAGGACAACCGGTCGGAACTCCGGGTGAAGGGCGTCGGCGAGAACACCGACTGGCGGCCGGTGCCGGAGTTCTGA